A portion of the Streptomyces erythrochromogenes genome contains these proteins:
- a CDS encoding alkyl hydroperoxide reductase produces MSLDSLKASVPDFAKDLKLNLGSVIGNSDLPQQQLWGTVLSCAIAARSPRVLRELEPEAKANLSPEAYTAAKSAAAVMAMNNVFYRTRHLLSDPEYGTLRAGLRMNVIGNPGVEKVDFELWSLAVSAINGCGQCLDSHEQVLRKAGVDRETIQEAFKIASVIQAVAVTLDAEAAIAGE; encoded by the coding sequence ATGTCCCTCGACTCCCTGAAGGCGTCCGTCCCGGACTTCGCCAAGGACCTGAAGCTGAACCTCGGCTCGGTCATAGGCAACAGCGACCTCCCGCAGCAGCAGCTGTGGGGCACGGTCCTGTCCTGCGCGATCGCCGCCCGCTCCCCGCGCGTCCTGCGTGAGCTGGAGCCCGAGGCGAAGGCGAACCTCTCGCCGGAGGCGTACACCGCCGCCAAGTCCGCCGCCGCGGTCATGGCGATGAACAACGTCTTCTACCGCACGCGGCACCTGCTCTCCGACCCGGAGTACGGCACCCTGCGCGCGGGCCTGCGGATGAACGTCATCGGCAACCCGGGCGTGGAGAAGGTCGACTTCGAGCTGTGGTCGCTCGCGGTCTCCGCGATCAACGGCTGCGGCCAGTGCCTGGACTCGCACGAGCAGGTCCTGCGCAAGGCGGGCGTCGACCGCGAGACGATCCAGGAGGCCTTCAAGATCGCCTCGGTGATCCAGGCCGTCGCGGTCACCCTCGACGCCGAGGCCGCCATCGCCGGCGAGTAG